Proteins co-encoded in one Haloarcula sp. DT43 genomic window:
- a CDS encoding adenylyltransferase/cytidyltransferase family protein gives MTRVVAQGTFDILHPGHVHYLQDAADMGDELHVIVARSVNVTHKEPPVVPDEQRREMVGALKPVDEAHLGHAEDIFVPIERIEPDVIALGYDQHHDDEQLQAALSARGIDCEIRRASPLESEAAERLLSTGRIIDRVLEERD, from the coding sequence GTGACCCGCGTCGTCGCTCAGGGCACGTTCGACATCCTGCATCCGGGCCACGTCCACTACCTGCAGGACGCCGCCGACATGGGCGACGAGCTACACGTCATCGTCGCCCGCTCGGTCAACGTTACGCACAAGGAGCCGCCGGTCGTCCCGGACGAGCAGCGCCGGGAGATGGTCGGCGCGCTCAAGCCGGTCGACGAGGCCCACCTCGGCCACGCCGAGGACATCTTCGTGCCCATCGAACGTATCGAACCCGACGTCATCGCGCTGGGCTACGACCAGCACCACGACGACGAGCAACTGCAGGCGGCGCTGTCGGCGCGCGGCATCGACTGCGAGATACGCCGGGCCAGCCCGCTGGAATCCGAGGCGGCCGAGCGACTCCTGTCGACGGGACGGATCATCGACAGGGTGCTCGAAGAGCGAGACTGA
- a CDS encoding Mov34/MPN/PAD-1 family protein produces the protein MGLFRTSGILGVAESALEFALAASEEAHPNEYMGFLRGDDASKLGLDEDGTVLTDVLVIPGTESNPVSATVKTSMVPNDMRAAGSIHSHPNGVLQPSDADLATFGRGDVHIIVGYPYGRDDWQAFDSDGTEVDLPVLDVEPPEESFFDFDQADIDAELREEEFDQ, from the coding sequence ATGGGGTTGTTCCGAACGAGCGGGATACTCGGGGTCGCGGAGTCCGCCCTCGAGTTCGCGCTCGCAGCCTCCGAGGAGGCCCATCCCAACGAGTACATGGGCTTCCTCCGGGGCGATGACGCCAGCAAGCTCGGGCTCGACGAGGACGGGACGGTTCTGACCGACGTACTGGTCATCCCGGGGACGGAGTCGAACCCGGTCAGCGCGACCGTCAAGACGAGCATGGTACCAAACGACATGCGAGCGGCGGGGTCGATTCACTCCCACCCGAACGGCGTCCTCCAGCCCAGCGACGCCGACCTCGCCACGTTCGGCCGCGGCGACGTCCACATCATCGTCGGCTACCCGTACGGCCGCGACGACTGGCAGGCCTTCGACAGCGACGGGACCGAGGTCGACCTCCCGGTGCTGGACGTCGAGCCGCCCGAGGAGTCCTTCTTCGATTTCGACCAGGCCGACATCGACGCCGAACTGCGCGAGGAGGAGTTCGACCAGTGA